From Vibrio splendidus, a single genomic window includes:
- the rsmC gene encoding 16S rRNA (guanine(1207)-N(2))-methyltransferase RsmC, protein MSAYIAPSQIAQRQLAYFEGKHVLVAGEAEDLFPVELAKHCESVTVFTSNYSYYRQLEGCNTIQRFYGAEFTEETKADLVMLYWPKAKAEAEFLLAMLFAKLGKDTEIVVVGENRSGVKSIEKMFAPYGKVVKYDSARRCSFYWGQCFEQPQAFNLQDWFKTYTVNIDEQSLTVKSLPGVFSHGQFDVGSQLLLDTLPKLKGKVLDFGCGAGVLGAVMASRNPDIELEMCDISAFAVASSQATLQANGLTGHVFASDVYSDTSKDYQFIISNPPFHSGLDTSYSATETLLAQAPKHLKRSGEMIIVANSFLKYVPIIEQAFGKCATLNKTTKFAIYHANK, encoded by the coding sequence ATGTCAGCTTATATTGCCCCAAGCCAGATTGCTCAACGCCAACTCGCCTACTTTGAAGGCAAACATGTTTTAGTTGCAGGTGAGGCAGAAGACTTATTCCCTGTTGAATTAGCGAAACATTGTGAATCAGTCACCGTGTTTACCTCTAATTACAGCTACTACCGTCAATTAGAAGGCTGCAACACCATCCAACGTTTTTATGGTGCGGAGTTTACCGAAGAAACCAAAGCCGACTTAGTGATGCTGTACTGGCCAAAGGCTAAAGCAGAAGCGGAATTTCTGTTGGCGATGTTATTTGCCAAGCTAGGTAAAGATACCGAAATCGTTGTGGTTGGTGAGAACCGTTCAGGCGTGAAAAGCATCGAGAAGATGTTTGCTCCTTACGGTAAAGTCGTGAAATATGATTCGGCACGTCGTTGCTCTTTCTACTGGGGTCAATGCTTCGAGCAACCACAAGCCTTCAATCTGCAAGACTGGTTTAAAACCTATACGGTTAACATTGATGAGCAGTCACTGACGGTAAAAAGCCTTCCAGGTGTGTTTAGTCACGGCCAATTTGATGTAGGTAGCCAACTGCTACTTGATACTCTGCCAAAGCTGAAAGGTAAGGTACTGGATTTCGGTTGTGGTGCAGGTGTATTAGGCGCGGTAATGGCATCTCGCAACCCTGATATCGAGCTGGAAATGTGTGATATTAGCGCTTTCGCAGTAGCGTCGAGTCAAGCCACCTTGCAAGCGAATGGTTTGACAGGTCATGTGTTTGCTTCAGATGTCTATTCTGACACGTCAAAAGACTACCAATTCATCATCAGTAATCCACCATTCCATTCTGGTTTGGATACAAGCTACAGCGCGACTGAGACCTTACTTGCTCAGGCTCCTAAGCATTTGAAGCGTTCTGGCGAGATGATTATTGTTGCGAACAGTTTCTTAAAATACGTTCCAATTATTGAACAAGCGTTTGGAAAATGCGCGACTCTAAATAAGACCACTAAATTCGCGATCTACCACGCAAACAAATAG